AGGGAGCGCGCCATTTTTTCCAGCGCGAACTGAGCCAATCGGCAAGGGAATGACTCCACGCGCCCAATTCCAGACCAATACCAACCGCTAGCCATTCTCCTTGGTACTTGCTCCCATACTGTTTGAGCCAAGACAGCAAAGGCCACGGTTTTCCTTGCCACCAACTCCAGCTCCAAGCGAGTGCTAAAACCATTCCCAATACCAGTCCCAAGTAAAGCAACCGGCCCAAAGTTCCCACCAGTGGCCCGTGCGACCAAAACGAGCGATGTTTACAGAGTTTTTGATAGGGAATCCAAAGAAAACGGAGCCAACCCCAGCGCCGCCATTGGCGCGACCGAATATCCAAATCGCCGCTAAACATCAACCCGCTAAAAACATAGCTGCCAGTCACAACCCAGGGCCAATGCCCCCCGCCGGTCAACTGCCACGTTGCGAACCCGACGACCGGTGCAGTCCAAAGCGTCAAGCGGTCATGGATTACGCCATTGGCCATGCTGGTTCTCTAGGCAAAAATCTCTCTTAATCTGCTATCAAAACTTGGCAATAAGGATGATGTCAATGGGTCACTGGCGTACGCAAGCCAGCACGATGAGCGTATCACATCAAGCCGGAAATCACGAGAATTAAACCAGCTCCCAATAGGATTACTAAGGCAAAAGGCAAGCAGGACGGCTCTCTTTCTAGTTCCCAGGGGGTGCCGGATGCTTTCTCCTGGACCTTATCATTAGCTATGGAGTACCTGCCCTACTGGTTAGCATTCCTTTGCTTTGATTTATGAGATTGACGAAGTGGTGGCCAGTAACAGTTTTCGCGCTGAGCGGCTTAGCCCTGTTGGGGGCCGCACAGACCGTGACTGTCAACGAC
This window of the Gloeomargarita sp. SKYB120 genome carries:
- a CDS encoding metal-binding protein, whose translation is MANGVIHDRLTLWTAPVVGFATWQLTGGGHWPWVVTGSYVFSGLMFSGDLDIRSRQWRRWGWLRFLWIPYQKLCKHRSFWSHGPLVGTLGRLLYLGLVLGMVLALAWSWSWWQGKPWPLLSWLKQYGSKYQGEWLAVGIGLELGAWSHSLADWLSSRWKKWRAP